In Euwallacea fornicatus isolate EFF26 chromosome 36, ASM4011564v1, whole genome shotgun sequence, a genomic segment contains:
- the LOC136348992 gene encoding protein obstructor-E-like — protein sequence MKTCEVFLKISLVFVCLLWSIKSASVYEGNSFFQAENDLTRFCLQPKGQFPINNSCTKYVNCWNEVAIEQSCSNGLHFDPIKLYCDYPVNVNCKEEKNYTLEPPNDKPSRGFLRKFCLKPTGLFPGSSCGKFVNCWDDNAVEQDCPTGLYFSPEGFCDYPEKVTCQGLDDIKGIEFPSSKDVPAKNQECPLEFGMFRDRTNCSQYYTCSFYNVVARYACAEGFSFSDVLGLCDYSYRVDCTKEPQIYQRKNFRDQIGDPRCTVLFGYSRDTNDCSMYHICQKGLVVATYRCPQGFRFNNKENNCDHIKNVQCESTTTFFNGGRSMLLLNIPKEILSRVKNCVPGTVFRLNPQCTSACRCQAGLAEIIQCSEGLAYDSQKDKCVPINVARC from the exons ATGAAAACGTGCGAGGTTTTCTTGAAGATCTCTTTAGTTTTTGTTTGCTTGTTGTGGAGCATTAAGAGTGCGTCGGTATATGaaggaaattcatttttccaaGCAG aaaatgacTTAACTAGGTTTTGCCTCCAACCCAAAGGGCAGTTCCCAATTAATAACTCCTGCACAAAATACGTAAATTGCTGGAACGAAGTAGCAATCGAACAATCTTGTTCCAATGGCTTACATTTTGATCCAATAAAACTTTACTGTGATTATCCTGTCAATGTTAACTGCAAAGAGGAAAAAA ATTATACACTAGAACCTCCTAATGATAAACCCTCTCGGGGATTTCTACGGAAGTTTTGTCTAAAACCCACAGGCTTGTTTCCTGGCAGCTCTTGTGGCAAGTTTGTCAATTGTTGGGATGATAATGCAGTGGAACAAGACTGTCCTACAGGACTGTATTTCTCCCCAGAAGGATTTTGCGACTATCCGGAAAAAGTGACTTGTCAAGGCCTTGATGACATCAAAGGCATTGAATTCCCTTCGAGCAAAGATGTGCCTGCTAAAAACCAAGAGTGTCCATTAGAATTTGGAATGTTTAGAGATAGAACCAATTGCAGTCAATACTACACATGTTCCTTTTACAATGTTGTGGCAAGATATGCTTGCGCTGAAGGATTTAGCTTTAGTGAt GTTTTGGGCCTCTGCGACTACTCCTATAGAGTCGACTGTACTAAGGAACCTCAAATCTATCAGCGAAAAAATTTCAGAG atcAAATTGGAGATCCTCGCTGTACTGTACTTTTCGGATATTCCCGGGACACAAATGACTGCTCAATGTACCACATATGCCAAAAGGGATTAGTGGTTGCCACATATCGATGTCCTCAAGGATTTAGATTCAATAAT aaagaaaacaattgtgatcatattaaaaatgttcaatgtgAATCAACTACTACATTTTTCAATGGAGGCAGATCTATGTTATTGCTTAATATTCCTAAAG AAATTCTCTCGCGAGTGAAAAACTGCGTCCCGGGTACCGTTTTCAGACTGAATCCTCAATGTACCAGCGCTTGTCGGTGTCAGGCGGGATTGGCAGAGATTATTCAGTGTTCTGAAGGGCTGGCATATGATTCTCAGAAAGATAAATGTGTTCCCATTAATGTTGCTCGTTG CTAA